The Planktothrix agardhii NIES-204 genome segment GTTGGTGATAGGAAGTGACCGAAAAACTACGGGTTCCTATTATACACCGCCTGAGTTAGTAGCACAATTAATTAAAAGTGCTTTAGAACCTGTAATTGCGGAAAAGTTACGGGAGTCAGAAAAAGGAAAATTAGGAGAAGCTTTATTAAGTTTAAAAGTCTGTGACCCTGCTTGTGGGTCGGGTCATTTTTTGTTGGCGGCGGCGAGAAGAATTGGTAAGGAATTGGCTATTATTAGAACGGGTGAACCTCAGCCTGCACCAGAAGCGTTAAGACAGGCGATTAGAGATGTTGTTCAACATTGTATTTATGGGGTGGATTTGAACCCGTTGGCGGTGGATTTATGCAAGGTGGCGTTATGGATAGAAGGGTTTTGTAAGGGTTTACCTTTGAACTTTTTAGACCATAGAATTAAATGCGGTAATTCTTTGGTGGGGGTGTTGGATATTTCCTGTTTAGATGAAGGGATACCAGATGATGCTTTTAAAGCGGTGACGGGAGATGATAAAAAGTTATCGACTTTATTTAAAACTCGGAATAAGAAAGAACGAAAAGATTTAGAAACGGGTCAAATTCCTTTGAATTTTGTTGATTTAGAAACCGGACGCAGTGAATATATAGAAAAATGGCGAGAGTTTGCGGAAATACCGGAAACTACACCAAAGGAAATTAAGCAAAAACAAAGTCAATATCAACAAAATCACAGTGAAAATAATCTGGGTTGGTGGCGTGATTATTCGGCTTGTAATTTATGGACGGCGGCGTTTTTTATGGGTTTAACTGAACAGAATTTACAGTTATTACCAACAACGGAGGCGTTAAAACAGTTATTAGGGGGAAATCCGGTAACTCAAAAGTTAGTTGATGCGGCGAACAAGTTGGCGGAAGATAAGCGGTTTTTTCATTGGTGTTTGGAGTTTCCTGATGTGTTTAACCCCCCCCAACCCCCCCTTGCTAATGGGGGGCGAGATATTTCCCCCATTACTAAGGGGGGATTAAGGGGGGTCGAAGATGTTTCTCCCCTTACTAAGGGGGGATTAAGGGGGGTAGAAGATATTTCCCCCATTACTAAGGGGGGACTAAGGGGGGTCAACGGGTTTGATTGTGTTTTGGGTAATCCTCCTTGGGAAATGATTCAGCTTGATCCAAGAGAATTTTTTGCTGCTAGAAACTTAGAAATTGCTAATGCTAAAAACAAATCTGAAAGAGATAAATTAATTAAACTGTTACAAAAAACCAACTCTAAATTATTACAAGAACTTGAAGATGCTAAACATGATTCTGATGCTCAAAGTAAATTTATTCGAGAGTCACGACGTTTTCCTCTAACTGCGGTAGGAAGAATTAATACTTATGCTGTATTTGCGGAAACAACTAGAAAAATAATTTCTGATATAGGTAGAGTAGGTATAATTGTTCCAAGTGGAATTGCTACAAATGACACAACAAAAGACTTTTTTGGTGATGTAATTAAACAGGAATCTTTAGTTAGTTTATTCGGCTTTACTAATTGGGCTTTCATTTTTCCTGATGTTGGTGATAGATTTGCTTTTTGTTTGTTAACTTTAGCAGGTAAAAAACTAAAGAAAATAGAAGCAGTTTTTACTTATCACTGTCACTATGTTTCTGATCTGAATGAAGCAAAAAGATATTTTACTTTATCGAAAGAAGATATTGGTTTAATTAATCCTAATACTTTTACTTGTCCCGTTTTTCGTAGTAATCCAGATGCAGAATTAACCAAGAAAATATATCAAAATATTCCTGTTTTAGAAAATGAGAAAACAGAAGTTAACCCTTGGGGTATTTCATCTATGTTAATGTTTATGATGAATACTGATAGTCATTTATTTTTTAATAAACCAAGCGATGATTTATTACCTTTGTATGAAGGAAAAATGTTTTTCGTTTATGATCATCGCTACGGATTTTATACTGATGAGATGCTAAATAGTGATCAAGTAGATTTTAAAATTATTCCTACTCCTAACATTGAAAATTTACAAAATCCTAATTTTAAAGTTAATCCTCGTTATTGGATTAGTAATACTGAAGTAGAAAATCGGTTATCTAATTGTAATTGGAAGAAAGATTGGTTGTTAGTTTTTAGAGGTATTACATCTTCAGTAAATGAACGCACAACGATTTTTAGCTTATTACCTAAAGTTGGTGTAGGTCATAGTGCGCCATTAATAGTTTTAGAGCAAAATAATGTGGATTTAATTTCTTGTTTATTAGCTAATTTTAGTAGTTTATTATTTGATTTTGTTACTCGTCAAAAATTAGGAGGAAATAATTTTAGTCTTTTCATCCTCAAACAACTCCCCATCATTCCCCCCGACTGGTACACCCCAGAAGATATCGAATTTATCAGTAGTCGAGTCTTAGAATTAGTATATACAGCTAATGATATGAAACCCTTTGCCGAAGATATGGGATATGACGGAGAACCCTTTATTTGGGATGAAAACCGACGGGCAATATTAAGAGCAGAACTCGACGCGAAATATGCCAAATTATACGGTTTAACCCGTGATGAACTGCGCTATATTCTCGACCCTGCGGATATTTATGGGGCTGAATTTCCTAGTGAAACCTTTCGGGTTCTTAAAAATAAAGAAATTAATAAATATGGAGAATATCGCACCCAAAGGTTAGTATTAGCCGCCTGGGATATGTTAGGCTTTTAACCAATAATATTATTGAAAACAAATGAAAACAGACATCATATTCTACGAACTCATAAAAGAACTTCCCCAAATATTTTTTGAACTCATTGGCAAACCAACAACCAATCCTAACACCTACGAATTTACCGCACCGGAACTAAAACAGCAAGCCTTCCGCTTAGATGGTTTATTTTCTCCCTTACCAGGATTTGAAGAAGAACCTCTATACTTTGTCGAGTTACAAACTTACAAAGATGAAGAATTTTATGAACGGCTTTTTGGAGAGATATTTCTTTACTTTCGTCAAACTCGTCCCCCGCAACGAGAATGGTATGGAATTGTCATCTATGACCGCCGCACTCATGAAGTTTTACCACACCCGCGCTACGAAAACTTAATAGAAAAACACATTCATCGTTTTTACCTCAACGAACTCGAAATAAACCCTCAAGAATCTCCCTGGCTGGGAATTGCTAAACTCTTAGTAGAGACACCGAGCAAAACTACTCCTCTCGCGCAAAAACTCATCAGCGAAGTTAAACTATTACCCGATGAAATCCTACGGCAAAAAGTGATAGAATTTATCCAGGCTATTGTCGTGTACAAATTTCCCAACCTTAGCTTAGAGGAAATCCAAACTATGCTTGACGTAAGTGAATTTAAAAATACTCGGTTTTATCAAAGTATCTTAAAGCAAACTAAGTTAGAATTAGTCCCAACTTTGTTAGCACGAGGATTAAGCATTCAAGAAGTAGCAGAAACCTTGGAAATTCAAGTAGAGGATGTCAGACAAGCTGCTAAATAAGTTTTATTTTAATTACCATACTCAAGGAGATAAAACCATGACAGCATTAATTTTAAACAATCCAGAAATCATCCCGATTACCGATGAACAATTTTATCAACTTTGTGTCGCAAACCGGGAATTAAAATTAGAACGAACTGCTAAAGGAGACTTAATTATTATGCCACCCACAGGGGGAATAACCGGAAACCGGAATTTTAAATTAGCTCAACAATTAGCCAATTGGGCGGATACTGACGGAACCGGAATAGGGTTTGATTCTTCCACTTGTTTTAAACTTCCCAAGGGTGGAGAGCGTTCACCGGATGCGGCTTGGATATCCTTAGAAAAATGGAATCTCTTAACCCCCGAACAGCAAGAGAAATTCCCGCCAATCTGCCCTGATTTTATCATAGAATTGCGATCGCCTAGCGATTCTTTAAAACCCTTACAAGATAAAATGCAGGAATATATGGATAATGGTTGTCGGTTAGGTTGGTTAATTAATCGCCAAAACCGCCAAGTTGAAATTTATCGTCAGGGACAAGAAAAACAAACTTTAGAAAATCCCCCAACCTTATCAGGAGAAGATATTTTACCTGGATTTGTTTTAAATCTTAAATTAATAATGTAGGGATAATTCATGAATTACCCCTACATTTATTATTTTCAATAAATTACTATGAAAATTCCCATCAGACTTAAAGATTTATTACAACAACCCTTAGTTGCCATCTCAGCCACTAGCCCTTTAATTGGTTTAAAAACAGTACAATTAAACTGCACTGAAGTTGAATCCTTAACCGATGAACAACTAGAAGCCTTATTTTCTAGTATTCCTGAAGATTGGGATTTTACCCAACTTTGTGAAGTCTTCGATAGTAATACACTAACCGAAAATTTTACACAACAACTGGTTAACTATCTTAACAAACGATTAGGATTATCAGATAATTCTCCTTCACAACCCGAAAATAGTTCGGATTCTAATTTAGATCATCTGAGCTTAAAACCTACAACCAATTTAGATATTTTTGAACTCCGAGAACAAGTTATTTCAGATTACCGTAATTATATTGAAAGTTTCTTAAAAATCAGAGATCCTAGAATTAAAACTTTTATTCAAAACGAACTCGATAAAGGTCAGCTTTGGAAAGATCCTTTAGTTCAAATTAATCCCGCCTATAAACAAAGTGCTAGTATTGAAACCTTAATTCAACAAAATATTTTACATCCCGACTGTAAACGCTATTTTCCTAATTATAGATTTTACTATCATCAAGAACAAGCCTTTCGCCGTGCTAAACAACAAATTCCTTATGTATTAACAACAGGAACAGGTTCAGGAAAAAGTTTAACCTACGTTGTGCCAATTATTAGTTATTTACTCCAAAATCCTCATCAACAAGGATTACAGGCAATTCTAGTTTATCCTATGAATGCCTTAATTAATTCCCAAGCTGAAGAATTTAATAAATTTTTAGAAAAGGTTCCTAATTGTTTTATTCAGGTCAAAAAATATACAGGTCAAGAAAGCTTAAAGGAAAAAACAGAGATTCAAAATAATCCGCCCCATATTCTGCTCACCAATTATGTGATGTTAGAATTAATGTTAACTCGGACTCATGAAGACCGCCTCGTCAATTCACCGGAATTAAAATTTTTAGTCTTAGATGAACTCCACACCTATCGAGGGAGACAAGGCGCTGATGTTGCTGTTGTTATTCGCAAATTAAGACAACGTTGTGGGCAAAATTTTCTCTGTATTGGTACGTCTGCTACTATGTCCACCGAAGGAAATCGTAGTAGTCGCCGTCAAACTGTTGCTGAGGTAGCGAGTAAATTATTTGGAGTCGAAATTAAACCCGATAGCGTTATTGATGAAACCCTAGAAAAAGCCATTCAACGACCCTATCCTACTATCCAAGAATTACAAAATAGTTTAACTGCTGGGTTGCCCCCGGAAACAGAAAAAACCTTAGAAGCATTCAAACAACATCCCCTCAGTGCTTGGATAGAAATGCAGTTAGGACTCCAAGAAGAAGACAATCATTTAGTGCGAAGAACTCCTATTTCTCTACAGTCCGGCGCTGAAAATTTAGCTCAGGAATTGAGTTTTTCTCCTGAAATTTGCCTTGATATTCTTAAACAAATGCTGTTATGGGGAAGTCAGACCAAAGGAATGGCATTTCGGCTCCATCAGTTCATCTCCCAGGGGGGAAGTGTGTATGCTACTTTAGAAGCGCCTGACCAACGGTTTCTTACTTTAGAAGGACAATATTCTACCACCAACAACCGCTTACTGTATCCGTTGGTTTTCTGTCGAGAATGTGGTCAAGAATATTACGCCGTGCGTTACGATAGCAATACCGAACAAATCACACCGTTATTAGCCGTCAGTCTCGATACAGAGCCCGATAGTGATATTCAAGAAGGATATATCACCCTTGATGAAGATGGACTCTGGGAAAGGGACGACCAAGACCGTTTACCTGATAGTTGGTTTAAGGTGACAAAAAAACGCGGACGGGAACCCAAACCAGAGTATCAAAAATTTATTCCTCAAAAGTTATTTGTATTTCCAGATGGACGAGTTAGCCACTTAGGAATTGCTAAAGATTCAGAGAAGCCTACCGCTTGTTGGTTTGTGCCAAAACCGTTTTTAACTTGTTTAAATTGTGGTGTTGTTCATGACCGCAA includes the following:
- a CDS encoding putative type II DNA modification enzyme, which translates into the protein MTSLTGILIQGNLIASDLTIDLVSGELKGQLSENFGLSKTQKLEDEIAFAWGEAKDLWNIFKRRLGRDETETATSITREYWAIPLLKLLGYNLVFQPKAEIIEEKTFAISHRVESGENKPPIHIIGCKINIEKSSRTGNSRLSAHGLMQEYLNRTEHLWGIVTNGLCWRLLRDCSLMTRLTYLEFDLEQILNGENFAEFGLFYRLFHRTRLPQGIEDTDECLLEFYHQETLQQGGRVRDRLRDGVERAIIRLGTGFLQHQQNQSLRQLIEENQLISQDFYRLLLFLIYRLLFLMVAESRNLLLAGEDAEKVRIYREYYSIERLRALAERPSYRREGFQDIWQGLIVTFALFNENWRGEVLGLSPLNGDLFGEKTLKILEGCAIDNHDLLMSIRELSLYENKGQLRRVNYGALDVEELGSVYESLLDFTPQFRQQQGVYEFLLVIGSDRKTTGSYYTPPELVAQLIKSALEPVIAEKLRESEKGKLGEALLSLKVCDPACGSGHFLLAAARRIGKELAIIRTGEPQPAPEALRQAIRDVVQHCIYGVDLNPLAVDLCKVALWIEGFCKGLPLNFLDHRIKCGNSLVGVLDISCLDEGIPDDAFKAVTGDDKKLSTLFKTRNKKERKDLETGQIPLNFVDLETGRSEYIEKWREFAEIPETTPKEIKQKQSQYQQNHSENNLGWWRDYSACNLWTAAFFMGLTEQNLQLLPTTEALKQLLGGNPVTQKLVDAANKLAEDKRFFHWCLEFPDVFNPPQPPLANGGRDISPITKGGLRGVEDVSPLTKGGLRGVEDISPITKGGLRGVNGFDCVLGNPPWEMIQLDPREFFAARNLEIANAKNKSERDKLIKLLQKTNSKLLQELEDAKHDSDAQSKFIRESRRFPLTAVGRINTYAVFAETTRKIISDIGRVGIIVPSGIATNDTTKDFFGDVIKQESLVSLFGFTNWAFIFPDVGDRFAFCLLTLAGKKLKKIEAVFTYHCHYVSDLNEAKRYFTLSKEDIGLINPNTFTCPVFRSNPDAELTKKIYQNIPVLENEKTEVNPWGISSMLMFMMNTDSHLFFNKPSDDLLPLYEGKMFFVYDHRYGFYTDEMLNSDQVDFKIIPTPNIENLQNPNFKVNPRYWISNTEVENRLSNCNWKKDWLLVFRGITSSVNERTTIFSLLPKVGVGHSAPLIVLEQNNVDLISCLLANFSSLLFDFVTRQKLGGNNFSLFILKQLPIIPPDWYTPEDIEFISSRVLELVYTANDMKPFAEDMGYDGEPFIWDENRRAILRAELDAKYAKLYGLTRDELRYILDPADIYGAEFPSETFRVLKNKEINKYGEYRTQRLVLAAWDMLGF